One Acropora palmata chromosome 2, jaAcrPala1.3, whole genome shotgun sequence genomic window carries:
- the LOC141874491 gene encoding ventral anterior homeobox 1b-like, translated as MEVREADGFVHGYIFVPRCHENCCESQPQSFKRCQDSYPCSITKHDWIQSEPTSSKQLQTAYSSQDTGYRLIFPAIKPLEITRHNNKPKRHCRGVSLRDNYFGAPKNWKLGANCKGKRNRTIFTASQLERLEKEFHCQQYIVGSQRFYLAHDLGLNETQVKVWFQNRRIKWRRQYLESATASLRQAKIEQDADEEGCRKLDTST; from the exons ATGGAAGTACGAGAAGCAGACGGTTTCGTTCATGGCTATATTTTCGTCCCTCGTTGCCATGAAAATTGCTGTGAGAGTCAACCGCAAAGTTTTAAAAGATGCCAAGATTCTTATCCTTGTTCAATCACGAAGCACGATTGGATCCAGTCCGAACCAACCTCGTCGAAACAATTGCAAACGGCTTACTCGTCTCAGGATACTGGCTATCGCTTGATTTTTCCCGCTATCAAGCCGCTCGAAATAACCCGCCATAACAACAAACCAAAACGTCATTGCAGGGGAGTATCTTTAAGAG ATAACTATTTTGGTGCGCCCAAGAACTGGAAGCTTGGAGCAAACTGCAAAGGAAAACGAAACCGAACCATCTTCACGGCCAGTCAGCTGGAAAGACTCGAAAAAGAATTCCATTGCCAACAATACATTGTGGGGTCGCAAAGGTTTTACCTCGCGCACGATCTGGGCCTGAATGAAACACAAGTAAAAGTTTGGTTCCAAAACCGAAGAATCAAATGGAGGCGACAGTATTTGGAATCTGCCACCGCAAGTTTAAGGCAGGCAAAAATTGAGCAGGATGCTGATGAAGAAGGCT